From one Streptomyces sp. ICC1 genomic stretch:
- a CDS encoding ABC transporter ATP-binding protein — protein MGFRRTRRQAERQAGQRSTHDAAPAVELRGVRRQYGRGSAAVHALRGIDLGLPRGTFTAVMGPSGSGKSTFLQCAAGLDVPTAGSVRLGGTEITGMNENQLTELRRSRLGFVFQAFNLLPSLTVEQNVLLPMRLAGGRQDHGRAADLLDRVGLGGKGRRRPAELSGGQQQRVAIARALVTRPDVIFADEPTGALDTTTAAEVLGLLRSAVDSLGATVVMVTHDPGAAAHADQVLFLADGLITDRLPRSSTAAIAARMTALTTGPTTGPVLAGAAA, from the coding sequence ATGGGGTTCCGGCGGACCAGACGACAGGCCGAACGACAGGCCGGGCAGCGGTCCACGCACGACGCCGCCCCCGCCGTCGAGCTGCGCGGCGTCCGCAGGCAGTACGGGCGCGGCTCCGCCGCCGTCCACGCCCTGCGCGGCATCGACCTCGGCCTGCCGCGCGGCACCTTCACCGCCGTGATGGGCCCCTCCGGCTCCGGCAAGTCCACCTTCCTGCAGTGCGCCGCCGGACTCGACGTCCCCACCGCGGGCTCCGTCCGCCTCGGCGGCACCGAGATCACCGGCATGAACGAGAACCAGCTCACCGAGCTGCGCCGCAGCCGCCTGGGCTTCGTCTTCCAGGCCTTCAACCTGCTGCCCTCGCTCACCGTCGAGCAGAACGTCCTGCTCCCCATGCGCCTCGCCGGCGGACGCCAGGACCACGGCCGCGCCGCCGACCTGCTCGACCGCGTCGGCCTCGGGGGCAAGGGCCGGCGCCGCCCCGCCGAACTCTCCGGCGGCCAGCAGCAGCGCGTCGCCATCGCCCGGGCGCTGGTCACCCGGCCCGACGTGATCTTCGCCGACGAGCCCACCGGCGCCCTCGACACCACCACCGCGGCCGAGGTCCTCGGCCTGCTCCGCTCCGCCGTCGACTCCCTCGGAGCCACCGTCGTCATGGTCACCCACGACCCCGGCGCCGCCGCCCACGCCGACCAGGTGCTCTTCCTCGCCGACGGCCTCATCACCGACCGGCTCCCGCGCAGCTCCACCGCCGCGATCGCCGCCCGGATGACCGCCCTCACCACCGGTCCCACCACCGGTCCGGTGCTCGCGGGAGCGGCCGCCTGA
- a CDS encoding PP2C family protein-serine/threonine phosphatase, with product MAGARVETLLARTRMLSHRARTALRKSAVDYFRGDASDWLAFGGLLLTIPAIACGTLMLPVWFSPSALVLPIVAGGLLLRPASLLALYAASAAALIVEALVLGPYTQGPARVTPGTVLVVAACGFFGLVIAQFRSRVGVPWRRGGTMLFDLRERIRVQSKLPSLPRGWHREMALRPAGGQSFSGDFVVAARTNGGRTLEIVLTDVSGKGMEAGSRALLLSGAFGGLLGALPPHGFLPAANGYLLRQDWDEGFATSIHLVLDLESGDYELLSAGHLPALQLCAGTGRWQEVSGDGPLLGVYDGAEFEPARGNLRHGDVLMLFTDGLVETSERDISEGMDRLTGEADRYVAAGWEGAAWHLIEKVAKDVNDDRALLLIRRD from the coding sequence ATGGCCGGAGCACGTGTGGAGACCCTCCTGGCCCGGACGCGCATGCTGTCGCACCGGGCACGCACCGCCCTGCGCAAATCCGCCGTCGACTACTTCCGCGGCGACGCCTCCGATTGGCTCGCCTTCGGCGGCCTGCTGCTCACCATCCCGGCCATCGCCTGCGGCACGCTGATGCTGCCGGTGTGGTTCTCCCCGTCCGCCCTCGTCCTGCCCATCGTGGCCGGCGGCCTGCTGCTGCGCCCCGCCAGCCTGCTCGCGCTGTACGCGGCCTCCGCGGCCGCCCTCATCGTCGAGGCCCTCGTCCTCGGGCCGTACACCCAGGGCCCGGCCCGGGTCACGCCCGGCACCGTGCTGGTCGTCGCCGCCTGCGGGTTCTTCGGACTGGTCATCGCCCAGTTCCGCAGCCGCGTCGGCGTGCCCTGGCGGCGCGGCGGCACCATGCTCTTCGACCTGCGCGAACGCATCCGGGTCCAGAGCAAGCTGCCCTCCCTGCCGCGCGGCTGGCACCGCGAGATGGCCCTGCGCCCGGCCGGCGGCCAGTCCTTCTCCGGCGACTTCGTCGTCGCCGCCCGCACCAACGGCGGCCGCACCCTGGAGATCGTCCTCACCGACGTCTCCGGCAAGGGCATGGAAGCCGGCTCCCGCGCCCTGCTGCTCTCCGGCGCCTTCGGCGGACTCCTCGGCGCCCTGCCCCCGCACGGCTTCCTGCCCGCCGCCAACGGCTACCTGCTGCGCCAGGACTGGGACGAGGGCTTCGCCACCTCCATCCACCTCGTCCTGGACCTGGAGAGCGGCGACTACGAACTCCTGTCCGCCGGCCACCTGCCCGCGCTCCAGCTCTGCGCCGGCACCGGGCGCTGGCAGGAGGTCTCCGGCGACGGCCCGCTGCTGGGCGTCTACGACGGCGCGGAGTTCGAACCCGCCCGGGGCAACCTGCGCCACGGCGACGTCCTGATGCTCTTCACCGACGGGCTCGTCGAGACCTCCGAACGCGACATCAGCGAAGGCATGGACCGACTCACCGGCGAGGCCGACCGGTACGTCGCCGCCGGCTGGGAGGGCGCGGCCTGGCACCTGATCGAAAAGGTCGCCAAGGACGTCAACGACGACCGCGCCCTGCTGCTCATCCGCCGGGACTGA
- a CDS encoding GNAT family N-acetyltransferase produces the protein MALETRVLQADEWDVWYDHLELAFGGVPESPEERDLYKSLTETKRSLGVWDGETCVGSAGAFSFRLSVPGGALVPAGGVTMVGVSPTHRRRGVLTSLMRRQLDDIRAGGEPLAVLTASDPAIYGRFGYGTATYAVSVDIDTTRVRLSVPPGTDDVRLRLVDPRKALADCERVYAMLVGRRPGMPARQPGWEEQGVLDPPAGRGGGSPLKCVVAEGVDGEVVGYARYHVKPDWEQTGSDGKVQVRELNALDPAAYAALWRYLFDIDLAWRVRAYGRPVDDPVLHLVSDERRAQVRRRDALHVRLVDLPAALRARTYGAAVDVVLEVEDAFCPWNAGRWRLAVGADGAAACTRTEDPADLELSVRELGSAYLGGVSLASLAAAGRVREVRAGALAAASRAFAGDVAPWLPHGF, from the coding sequence ATGGCTCTTGAGACGCGCGTATTGCAGGCTGATGAGTGGGATGTCTGGTATGACCACCTGGAACTGGCGTTCGGCGGGGTGCCCGAGTCCCCCGAGGAGCGGGACCTGTACAAGTCCCTGACGGAGACGAAACGATCCCTCGGCGTCTGGGACGGCGAGACGTGCGTGGGATCGGCCGGGGCCTTCTCCTTCCGGCTGTCCGTGCCGGGCGGGGCCCTCGTTCCCGCGGGCGGCGTCACGATGGTCGGCGTCTCCCCCACCCATCGCAGGCGGGGCGTGCTGACTTCGCTGATGCGGCGCCAATTGGACGACATCCGTGCGGGTGGCGAACCGCTCGCCGTGCTGACGGCCTCGGATCCGGCGATCTACGGGCGCTTCGGCTACGGCACGGCCACGTACGCGGTGTCCGTCGACATCGACACCACGCGCGTACGCCTCTCCGTGCCGCCGGGGACCGACGACGTACGCCTGCGGCTCGTCGATCCGCGCAAGGCGCTGGCCGACTGCGAGCGGGTCTACGCGATGCTGGTCGGGCGGCGGCCGGGGATGCCGGCCCGGCAGCCGGGCTGGGAGGAGCAGGGCGTGCTCGACCCGCCGGCGGGCCGGGGCGGCGGCTCCCCGCTGAAGTGCGTGGTGGCCGAGGGGGTGGACGGCGAGGTCGTCGGCTACGCCCGCTATCACGTCAAGCCCGACTGGGAGCAGACCGGTTCGGACGGCAAGGTCCAGGTGCGCGAGTTGAACGCGCTGGATCCGGCGGCGTACGCGGCGCTGTGGCGCTACCTCTTCGACATCGACCTGGCCTGGCGGGTGAGGGCGTACGGGCGGCCCGTGGACGATCCGGTGCTGCACCTGGTGAGTGACGAACGGCGGGCCCAGGTGCGCCGGCGCGACGCGCTGCACGTGCGGCTCGTGGACCTGCCGGCGGCGCTCCGGGCGCGGACGTACGGGGCCGCGGTGGACGTGGTGCTGGAGGTCGAGGACGCGTTCTGCCCGTGGAACGCGGGGCGCTGGCGGCTGGCCGTCGGCGCGGACGGGGCCGCCGCCTGTACCCGGACGGAGGATCCGGCGGACCTGGAGCTGTCGGTACGGGAGCTCGGCTCGGCCTACCTGGGCGGGGTCTCGCTGGCCTCGCTCGCCGCGGCCGGCCGGGTGCGCGAGGTGCGGGCGGGGGCCTTGGCGGCGGCCTCGCGGGCCTTCGCGGGGGACGTGGCCCCGTGGCTGCCGCACGGGTTCTAG
- a CDS encoding DNA-formamidopyrimidine glycosylase family protein yields MPEGHTIHRLARDHTERFAARTVRVSSPQGRFAESAALLDGRELESAEAHGKHLFLELGDAWVHIHLGLFGKLGFGPAPAPPATETVRLRLLNEEHYADLRGPTACALIDEGEKKAIHDRLGPDPLRPADDPDRAWARISRSRTTVAALLMDQKVVSGVGNVYRAEVLFRHGIDPYRLGKDLTRREWDAIWADLVLLMREGVRNNRIDTVRDEHLPEAMGRPPRVDDHGGEVYVYRRANMPCHICGGEIRTAGLAARNLFWCPGCQAR; encoded by the coding sequence GTGCCCGAGGGGCATACGATCCACCGCCTCGCCCGGGACCACACCGAGCGCTTCGCCGCCCGCACGGTCCGGGTGAGCAGTCCGCAGGGCCGGTTCGCCGAGAGCGCGGCCCTGCTCGACGGGCGCGAGCTGGAATCCGCCGAGGCGCACGGCAAGCACCTCTTCCTGGAGCTCGGCGACGCCTGGGTCCACATCCACCTCGGCCTCTTCGGGAAGCTCGGCTTCGGCCCCGCCCCGGCCCCGCCCGCCACCGAGACGGTCCGGCTGCGGCTGCTGAACGAGGAGCACTACGCCGACCTGCGCGGACCCACCGCCTGCGCCCTGATCGACGAGGGCGAGAAGAAGGCGATACACGACCGGCTCGGCCCCGACCCGCTGCGCCCGGCCGACGACCCCGACCGCGCCTGGGCCCGGATCTCCCGCTCCCGCACCACCGTCGCCGCCCTGCTCATGGACCAGAAGGTCGTCTCGGGCGTCGGCAACGTCTACCGCGCCGAGGTGCTCTTCCGGCACGGCATCGACCCGTACCGCCTCGGCAAGGACCTGACCCGCCGCGAGTGGGACGCGATCTGGGCCGACCTGGTCCTGCTCATGCGTGAGGGCGTGCGCAACAACCGCATCGACACCGTCCGCGACGAGCACCTGCCCGAGGCCATGGGCCGCCCGCCGAGGGTGGACGACCACGGGGGCGAGGTGTACGTCTACCGGAGGGCGAACATGCCCTGCCACATCTGCGGGGGCGAGATCCGCACCGCCGGTCTCGCCGCCCGCAACCTCTTCTGGTGCCCGGGCTGCCAGGCCCGCTAG
- a CDS encoding ribose-5-phosphate isomerase, producing MRVYLGSDHAGFELKNHLVDWLKNNGHEPVDCGPHIYDAVDDYPPFCLRAAEKTAADAGSLGIVIGGSGNGEQIAANKVKGIRAILAWSVQTAELGREHNNANVISVGGRMHTQDEVVSFIDAFLKTPYSDEERHTRRIDMLSAYEQTGELPPIPAHHPQG from the coding sequence ATGCGCGTGTACCTCGGATCCGACCATGCCGGCTTTGAGCTCAAGAACCACCTGGTGGACTGGCTCAAGAACAACGGCCACGAGCCCGTCGACTGCGGGCCCCACATCTACGACGCGGTGGACGACTACCCGCCGTTCTGCCTGCGGGCCGCGGAGAAGACGGCCGCGGACGCCGGCTCCCTCGGCATCGTGATCGGCGGCTCCGGCAACGGCGAGCAGATCGCCGCGAACAAGGTCAAGGGCATCCGCGCCATCCTCGCGTGGAGCGTCCAGACCGCCGAGCTCGGCCGCGAGCACAACAACGCCAACGTCATCTCCGTCGGCGGCCGCATGCACACCCAGGACGAGGTCGTCAGCTTCATCGACGCGTTCCTGAAGACGCCGTACTCCGACGAGGAGCGCCACACCCGCCGCATCGACATGCTCTCGGCCTACGAGCAGACCGGCGAGCTCCCCCCGATCCCGGCGCACCACCCGCAGGGCTGA
- a CDS encoding amino acid permease produces the protein MSSTTTLQKAGDPTGEPGSAQPSDGLKAGLKNRHLSMIAIGGVIGAGLFVGSSGGIAKAGPAILLSYALVGAMVVFVMRMLGEMAAASPNSGSFSAYADRALGRWAGFSIGWLYWFFWVVVLAVEATAGAVILESWVPAVPQWAWALIVMAVLTVTNLGSVASYGEFEFWFAGIKVVAIGGFVVIGMLAVFGVLPGSDNPGAGFAHLTDTGGFMPNGWGSVLTGVLMVVFSFMGSEIVTLAAGESEDPRRAVTKATNSVIWRIGVFYLGSIFIVLTLLPWNDKSITEKGSYVAALDSIGIAHAGQIMNVIVLTAVLSCLNSGLYTASRMAFSLGERGDAPKAFAKVTKRGVPTAAILGSVVFGFAAVYFNYAFKDTVFSFLLNASGAIALFVWLVICLTQLRMRGILMREAPEKVTVKMWFFPYLTWATAAMITFVLGYMVYDKDNRETVLLSLLVAAVVIVIGVVRDVRRKAAARLSA, from the coding sequence ATGAGTTCCACGACGACCCTTCAGAAGGCAGGCGACCCGACCGGTGAACCCGGTTCGGCCCAGCCCTCCGACGGTCTCAAGGCCGGTCTCAAGAACCGCCACCTGTCCATGATCGCCATCGGCGGTGTCATCGGCGCCGGCCTCTTCGTCGGCTCCAGCGGCGGCATCGCCAAGGCCGGCCCCGCCATCCTGCTCTCCTACGCGCTGGTCGGCGCGATGGTCGTCTTCGTCATGCGGATGCTGGGCGAGATGGCCGCCGCCAGCCCGAACTCCGGGTCCTTCTCCGCGTACGCCGACCGGGCGCTCGGCCGCTGGGCCGGCTTCTCCATCGGCTGGCTGTACTGGTTCTTCTGGGTCGTGGTCCTGGCCGTGGAGGCCACCGCCGGCGCCGTCATCCTCGAAAGCTGGGTCCCGGCCGTCCCGCAGTGGGCCTGGGCGCTGATCGTGATGGCCGTGCTGACGGTCACCAACCTCGGCTCGGTCGCCTCGTACGGCGAGTTCGAGTTCTGGTTCGCCGGCATCAAGGTGGTCGCCATCGGCGGCTTCGTGGTCATCGGCATGCTGGCCGTCTTCGGCGTGCTGCCGGGCTCGGACAACCCGGGTGCGGGCTTCGCCCACCTCACCGACACGGGCGGCTTCATGCCGAACGGCTGGGGCTCGGTCCTCACCGGTGTGCTGATGGTCGTCTTCTCCTTCATGGGCAGCGAGATCGTCACACTGGCCGCCGGCGAGTCCGAGGACCCGCGCCGCGCGGTCACCAAGGCCACCAACTCGGTGATCTGGCGGATCGGCGTCTTCTACCTGGGCTCGATCTTCATCGTGCTGACCCTGCTGCCGTGGAACGACAAGTCGATCACCGAGAAGGGCTCGTACGTCGCCGCCCTGGACTCGATCGGCATCGCGCACGCCGGCCAGATCATGAACGTGATCGTGCTGACGGCCGTGCTGTCCTGCCTGAACTCGGGCCTGTACACCGCCTCCCGCATGGCGTTCTCGCTGGGCGAGCGCGGTGACGCGCCGAAGGCCTTCGCCAAGGTGACCAAGCGCGGCGTGCCGACGGCCGCGATCCTGGGCTCCGTGGTCTTCGGCTTCGCCGCCGTCTACTTCAACTACGCCTTCAAGGACACGGTCTTCAGCTTCCTGCTGAACGCCTCGGGCGCCATCGCGCTGTTCGTGTGGCTGGTCATCTGCCTGACCCAGCTGCGGATGCGCGGGATCCTGATGCGCGAGGCCCCGGAGAAGGTGACGGTGAAGATGTGGTTCTTCCCGTACCTGACCTGGGCCACCGCCGCGATGATCACCTTCGTCCTGGGCTACATGGTCTACGACAAGGACAACCGCGAGACCGTCCTGCTGTCGCTGCTGGTGGCGGCCGTGGTGATCGTCATCGGCGTGGTCCGCGACGTACGCCGCAAGGCCGCCGCCCGCCTCTCCGCGTAA
- a CDS encoding biotin transporter BioY: protein MSTASVSFRPGAVLADLLPASRVRDIAFVAGGAVLTGLAAQIAVPVPGSPVPVTGQTFAALLVGSAFGARRGFLSLALYALVGMAGVPWFAGGTSGAGGASFGYVLGMLLAATVVGALARRGADRSVPRAAGAMVLGSALIYAVGVPYLALATGMSFGAAVAAGLTPFLIGDALKAALAMGLLPAAWKLLRRG, encoded by the coding sequence ATGAGCACTGCTTCCGTATCCTTCCGGCCCGGCGCCGTCCTCGCCGACCTCCTGCCCGCGAGCCGCGTCCGCGACATCGCGTTCGTCGCCGGCGGGGCCGTGCTCACGGGCCTGGCCGCGCAGATCGCCGTTCCCGTCCCCGGCTCCCCGGTCCCCGTCACCGGGCAGACCTTCGCGGCCCTCCTCGTCGGCTCCGCCTTCGGCGCCCGCCGCGGCTTCCTCTCGCTCGCCCTCTACGCCCTGGTCGGCATGGCCGGCGTGCCGTGGTTCGCGGGCGGCACCTCCGGAGCGGGCGGTGCCTCCTTCGGCTACGTGCTCGGCATGCTGCTGGCCGCCACCGTCGTCGGCGCCCTCGCGCGGCGCGGCGCCGACCGCTCCGTCCCGCGTGCGGCGGGCGCGATGGTGCTGGGCTCCGCGCTGATCTACGCCGTCGGCGTCCCCTACCTCGCGCTGGCCACCGGGATGTCCTTCGGCGCGGCCGTCGCGGCCGGCCTGACCCCGTTCCTGATCGGCGACGCGCTCAAGGCCGCACTGGCGATGGGCCTGCTGCCCGCCGCGTGGAAGCTCCTCCGCCGCGGCTGA
- a CDS encoding amino acid permease — protein MRDPLPEPPSGTGGLPPEPLSHSLKQRHLTMLGLGGVIGAGLFVGSGAGITIAGPAIILSYLLAGVLAMLVMRALGEMSAAMPASGSFSVYAEKALGRWAGFSAGWLYWFLLVVVLAVEATAAAKIANGWLPSVDQWVWVLVFMVVFTVSNLAAVRNFGEFEFWFAALKVGAIVLFLILGTLAVFGFLPDTDPVGMANLTGQGGFFPNGASGVVAGMLAVVFAFGGLEVVTIAAAESDDPARSVARAVRSAVWRILFFYVGSMLVIVTLLPWDSLAPGQSPYVAVLDSIGIAHAGQIMDVVIFVALLSALNANLYGSSRMVFSLAERGEAPRSLLKVSGGGVPRRAVFASVAFGFVSVVLNLLWPDTIFLYMLNAVGAVLIFVWALIAVSQLKLRRMIEREMPERLTLPMWLFPYATWAALIAMATVLVLMLFDDSARPQLLWSSGAAGAVLLVAWIREVREGRAVRAERP, from the coding sequence ATGCGCGACCCCCTGCCCGAACCGCCCTCCGGCACGGGCGGGCTCCCTCCGGAGCCCCTCAGCCACAGCCTCAAGCAGCGCCACCTGACCATGCTGGGCCTCGGCGGCGTGATCGGCGCCGGGCTCTTCGTCGGCTCCGGAGCCGGCATCACGATCGCCGGTCCCGCGATCATCCTCTCGTACCTGCTCGCGGGCGTCCTCGCGATGCTGGTGATGCGCGCGCTCGGCGAGATGTCCGCGGCGATGCCCGCCTCCGGCTCCTTCTCCGTCTACGCGGAGAAGGCGCTCGGCCGCTGGGCCGGCTTCTCGGCGGGCTGGCTGTACTGGTTCCTGCTGGTCGTGGTGCTGGCCGTGGAGGCCACCGCCGCGGCGAAGATCGCGAACGGCTGGCTGCCCTCGGTGGACCAGTGGGTCTGGGTGCTCGTCTTCATGGTGGTCTTCACCGTGAGCAACCTGGCCGCCGTACGGAACTTCGGCGAGTTCGAGTTCTGGTTCGCCGCCCTGAAGGTCGGCGCGATCGTGCTGTTCCTGATCCTCGGCACGCTGGCCGTCTTCGGCTTCCTCCCGGACACCGACCCGGTCGGCATGGCCAATCTGACCGGCCAGGGCGGCTTCTTCCCGAACGGCGCGAGCGGTGTGGTCGCCGGCATGCTGGCCGTCGTCTTCGCCTTCGGCGGCCTGGAGGTCGTCACCATCGCGGCCGCCGAGTCGGACGACCCGGCCAGGTCCGTGGCCCGCGCGGTGCGCAGCGCCGTGTGGCGCATCCTCTTCTTCTACGTCGGCTCGATGCTGGTCATCGTGACCCTGCTGCCGTGGGACTCGCTGGCCCCGGGCCAGAGCCCGTACGTGGCCGTCCTCGACTCGATCGGCATCGCGCACGCCGGGCAGATCATGGACGTCGTGATCTTCGTGGCGCTGCTGTCGGCGCTCAACGCGAACCTGTACGGGTCCTCGCGCATGGTGTTCTCGCTCGCGGAGCGGGGCGAGGCGCCGAGGTCCTTGCTGAAGGTGTCGGGCGGCGGGGTGCCGCGCCGGGCGGTCTTCGCCTCGGTGGCCTTCGGGTTCGTCTCGGTCGTGCTGAACCTGCTGTGGCCGGACACGATCTTCCTCTACATGCTCAACGCGGTGGGCGCGGTGCTGATCTTCGTGTGGGCGCTGATCGCGGTCTCACAGCTGAAGCTGCGCCGCATGATCGAGCGGGAGATGCCGGAGCGGCTGACGCTGCCGATGTGGCTGTTCCCGTACGCGACGTGGGCCGCGCTGATCGCGATGGCCACCGTGCTGGTCCTGATGCTGTTCGACGATTCGGCGCGCCCTCAGCTGCTGTGGTCCTCGGGGGCGGCGGGCGCGGTGCTGCTGGTGGCGTGGATCCGGGAGGTCCGGGAGGGCCGGGCAGTCCGGGCCGAGCGGCCCTGA